One segment of Nocardioides sp. QY071 DNA contains the following:
- a CDS encoding enoyl-CoA hydratase: protein MSDETTTIEPVVTYDVRDGVAYVTLNRPEYANAQNSKVTYALDRAFTDAVNDDAVKVIVLGGNGKHFCGGHDIGTPGRDIHESFERKAVIWWDHVGAQGVDARFARESEVYLGMCRRWREIPKPVIAKVQGACVAGGLMLAWVCDFIIASDDAFFQDPVVKMGIPGVEYFAHPWVMNPRAAKEFLYTGGRFDARRAHELGMVNHVVPRPELDAAVDEMARRIAVMPRLGLALTKKAINQAEDLMGQRAGMDSVFGLHHAAHSHNAEVTVDSLAGLDAAAMAESNKRDAGEL from the coding sequence ATGAGCGACGAGACCACCACCATCGAGCCGGTGGTGACGTACGACGTCCGCGACGGCGTCGCCTACGTGACCCTCAACCGGCCGGAGTACGCCAACGCGCAGAACTCCAAGGTCACCTACGCCCTCGACCGCGCCTTCACCGATGCCGTCAACGACGACGCCGTGAAGGTGATCGTGCTCGGCGGCAACGGCAAGCACTTCTGTGGCGGCCACGACATCGGCACGCCCGGCCGCGACATCCACGAGTCCTTCGAGCGCAAGGCCGTCATCTGGTGGGACCACGTCGGCGCCCAGGGCGTCGACGCGCGGTTCGCCCGCGAGTCCGAGGTCTACCTCGGCATGTGCCGACGCTGGCGGGAGATCCCCAAGCCGGTCATCGCGAAGGTGCAGGGCGCCTGCGTCGCCGGTGGCCTGATGCTCGCCTGGGTGTGCGACTTCATCATCGCCTCCGACGACGCCTTCTTCCAGGACCCCGTCGTCAAGATGGGCATCCCCGGCGTCGAGTACTTCGCCCACCCGTGGGTGATGAACCCGCGCGCCGCCAAGGAGTTCCTCTACACCGGCGGCCGCTTCGACGCCCGCCGCGCCCACGAGCTCGGCATGGTCAACCACGTCGTCCCGCGCCCCGAGCTCGACGCCGCAGTCGACGAGATGGCCCGCCGCATCGCCGTCATGCCCCGCCTCGGCCTCGCGCTGACCAAGAAGGCGATCAACCAGGCCGAGGACCTGATGGGACAGCGCGCCGGCATGGACTCCGTCTTCGGCCTCCACCACGCTGCCCACTCGCACAACGCCGAGGTCACCGTCGACTCCCTCGCCGGGCTCGACGCCGCCGCCATGGCGGAGTCGAACAAGCGGGACGCCGGCGAGCTCTGA
- a CDS encoding hotdog domain-containing protein gives MNARRDLTEAVRELASTMAVTDVDDPDMAQAAATVRALTKLLRERQLDDVPRTPYDEAVGAPHYGWHLDNPALPGLAMLFEDGRATASIPAGLGMVYAGPPGKLHGGVGALLLDVILSSLVQHHAVRAVTASLTVDYRVATPLDVPLRLTAEIVGRSGRKVETVGALWWGDVATVEARGLFVAVP, from the coding sequence GTGAACGCCCGGCGCGACCTGACCGAGGCGGTTCGCGAGCTCGCGTCGACCATGGCCGTCACCGACGTCGACGACCCGGACATGGCGCAGGCGGCCGCGACGGTGCGGGCATTGACCAAGCTGCTGCGGGAGCGGCAGCTGGACGACGTCCCCCGCACGCCGTACGACGAAGCGGTCGGTGCTCCCCACTACGGCTGGCATCTCGACAACCCGGCGCTGCCGGGCCTGGCCATGCTCTTCGAGGACGGCCGCGCCACCGCGTCCATCCCTGCCGGGCTGGGGATGGTGTACGCCGGCCCGCCCGGCAAGCTGCACGGCGGGGTGGGTGCGTTGCTGCTCGACGTGATCTTGTCGAGCCTGGTCCAGCACCACGCCGTCCGCGCGGTCACCGCCTCGCTCACGGTGGACTACCGGGTCGCCACGCCGCTCGACGTGCCGCTGCGGCTCACCGCCGAGATCGTCGGTCGCAGCGGCCGCAAGGTCGAGACCGTCGGAGCGCTGTGGTGGGGCGACGTCGCGACGGTCGAGGCGCGGGGTCTGTTCGTAGCGGTGCCCTAG
- a CDS encoding helix-turn-helix domain-containing protein encodes MSSAIASSVARPATREGVLERVTQIMDCFADAAGPLGLEEVTHATGLPKSTVFRMLRKLHRLGWIHQDERGYAPGPRITRHDVNAEHDQIRIAAAVALNELQLATDAVAHLSVIDGPVIHYLDKIGGARAASIPSRVGGRVMATEAVGGLAMLAAMRPEEVDDLVDRQHRWHPDQLTALHRDLNHIRRNRGIAVSDGLRLYGGISSLAAPVRGPHGPVAAITVARRGQLSTAVAGPLLLNAVRATGRALHLLRTA; translated from the coding sequence ATGAGCTCTGCCATCGCGAGCTCGGTCGCCCGTCCAGCGACCCGCGAAGGCGTGCTCGAGCGCGTCACGCAGATCATGGACTGCTTCGCGGACGCAGCCGGGCCGCTCGGCCTCGAGGAGGTCACCCACGCCACCGGCCTTCCCAAGTCGACCGTGTTCCGGATGCTGCGCAAGCTCCACCGGCTCGGCTGGATCCACCAGGACGAGCGCGGCTATGCGCCAGGCCCGCGGATCACCCGCCATGACGTCAACGCCGAGCACGACCAGATCCGGATCGCGGCGGCGGTCGCCCTCAACGAGCTTCAGCTCGCCACCGACGCCGTCGCCCACCTGTCCGTGATCGACGGACCAGTCATCCACTACCTCGACAAGATCGGCGGAGCACGCGCGGCGAGCATTCCGTCGCGCGTGGGCGGCCGAGTCATGGCGACAGAGGCCGTGGGCGGTCTGGCGATGCTCGCCGCGATGCGCCCCGAGGAGGTCGACGACCTGGTCGACCGACAGCACCGCTGGCACCCCGACCAGCTGACCGCGCTCCACCGGGACCTCAACCACATCCGCCGCAACCGCGGCATCGCGGTGTCCGACGGCCTACGCCTCTACGGGGGCATCAGCTCGCTCGCCGCGCCCGTGCGCGGTCCGCACGGTCCCGTGGCCGCCATCACGGTGGCGCGCCGGGGACAGCTCTCGACCGCGGTCGCCGGGCCCTTGCTGCTCAACGCCGTCCGGGCGACCGGTCGGGCCCTGCACCTGCTGCGCACGGCCTAG
- a CDS encoding VOC family protein, with product MTTIHHVGITVSDMTRSLAFYEDLLGGERLGPYERRGPRIDAVTGYPGVVVRQAFVRAQEGTTVVELLQYDGGSDVVLDPDNGHVGAAHVAITVTDLDGTLDRLRAAGTTALSDPIVASEPMAGCRVVYVLDPDRVRVELVEPPAHD from the coding sequence ATGACGACGATCCATCACGTGGGCATCACGGTCAGCGACATGACGCGCTCCCTCGCGTTCTACGAGGACCTGCTCGGCGGCGAGCGCCTCGGTCCCTACGAGCGGCGTGGCCCGCGCATCGACGCGGTCACGGGCTACCCGGGCGTGGTCGTGCGCCAGGCGTTCGTCCGCGCCCAGGAGGGCACGACCGTCGTCGAGCTGCTGCAGTACGACGGCGGGTCGGACGTCGTGCTCGACCCGGACAACGGCCACGTGGGCGCCGCGCACGTCGCGATCACCGTGACCGACCTGGACGGCACACTCGATCGTCTCCGTGCCGCGGGGACCACCGCGCTGTCGGACCCGATCGTGGCCAGCGAGCCGATGGCCGGGTGCCGCGTGGTCTATGTGCTCGACCCGGACCGGGTCCGCGTGGAGCTGGTCGAGCCGCCGGCTCACGACTGA
- a CDS encoding flavin reductase yields the protein MSDTELAGDARRFREVLAHYPTGVVVVTALDRDGAPLGMVVGSFTSVSLDPPLVAYLPAKSSSSYAALREQPRFCVNVLASDQEQLCRQFASRGADKFTDVTWALSPGGSPVLAGAVAWLDCSVEGVLDGGDHDIVLGRVEHLEVSGAGDPLLFFQGGYGGFRPRALVAPWSADLRPQLQDADVARGPMEDLAREVGFPCYAQALVDDEVVVVAGAGGDQVVRTHIGRRLPLVPPYGSLFLDLADPDVAADQWAHHLRTPVSAPMRAHHRLMLERVRSRGWSLGLRAPQHDDVWDQVARFSEARAMPDVERRIGALLDGLTPYYEPSDLEPTGSYDVRALAAPVRSGGRTALVLVLHGMPAGASGAQVAHWRERLVTTADTVSRRLAALPEARTR from the coding sequence GTGTCCGACACCGAGCTGGCCGGGGACGCCCGGCGCTTCCGCGAGGTCCTCGCGCATTACCCGACGGGAGTCGTCGTGGTCACGGCGCTCGATCGCGACGGCGCACCGCTGGGGATGGTGGTCGGATCGTTCACGTCCGTCTCGCTGGACCCGCCACTCGTCGCCTACCTCCCGGCGAAGTCGTCGAGCAGCTACGCCGCCCTCCGTGAGCAGCCGCGGTTCTGCGTCAACGTGCTCGCGAGCGACCAGGAGCAGCTGTGCCGCCAGTTCGCCTCGCGCGGTGCGGACAAGTTCACGGACGTCACGTGGGCCCTGTCGCCCGGCGGCTCCCCGGTGCTCGCCGGCGCCGTCGCCTGGCTGGACTGCTCGGTCGAAGGCGTCCTCGACGGCGGTGACCACGACATCGTGCTCGGCCGGGTCGAGCACCTCGAGGTGTCCGGCGCGGGCGACCCGCTGCTGTTCTTCCAGGGCGGGTACGGCGGATTCCGCCCGCGTGCCCTCGTCGCGCCCTGGTCCGCCGACCTGCGCCCCCAGCTCCAGGATGCCGATGTGGCACGGGGGCCGATGGAGGACCTGGCGCGTGAGGTGGGGTTCCCCTGCTACGCGCAGGCGCTCGTCGACGACGAGGTCGTGGTCGTCGCCGGGGCGGGCGGCGACCAGGTCGTCCGGACCCACATCGGACGCCGGCTGCCGCTGGTCCCGCCCTACGGGTCGCTCTTCCTCGACCTCGCCGACCCGGACGTGGCCGCGGACCAGTGGGCCCACCACCTCCGCACGCCGGTCTCCGCGCCGATGCGGGCGCATCACCGGCTGATGCTCGAGCGCGTGCGCTCGCGCGGCTGGTCGCTCGGTCTCCGGGCGCCCCAGCACGATGACGTCTGGGACCAGGTCGCTCGCTTCTCAGAGGCGCGGGCCATGCCCGATGTCGAACGCCGCATCGGCGCCCTGCTGGACGGTCTCACGCCCTACTACGAGCCTTCGGACCTCGAGCCGACGGGTTCCTACGACGTCCGCGCGCTCGCCGCGCCCGTCCGATCTGGTGGCCGCACCGCGCTGGTGCTCGTGCTCCACGGCATGCCCGCCGGAGCATCCGGCGCGCAGGTGGCGCACTGGCGGGAGCGCCTGGTGACGACGGCCGACACGGTCTCTCGGCGACTGGCTGCGCTGCCGGAGGCCCGCACGCGTTGA
- a CDS encoding transferase hexapeptide repeat family protein — MPFYEIDGVVPVCDPTSYVHPSADVIGDVIIGPGCYIGPSASLRGDFGRIRIEAGSNVQDSCVVHVYPGADCVLGEGSHVGHGAILHGCVLEPRVLVGMNSVVMDGVRIGENSLIGAGSVVSAGFVAPSRSLVIGSPAKVLRELDEAQLAWKSNGPDVYRQLAQRSLATMHEVAPVAVEEADRRRVSTDASVSRPLHELRAERESR, encoded by the coding sequence GTGCCGTTCTACGAGATCGACGGCGTCGTCCCGGTCTGCGACCCGACGTCCTATGTGCACCCGTCCGCCGATGTGATCGGCGACGTGATCATCGGTCCCGGCTGCTACATCGGCCCCTCGGCCAGTCTTCGCGGTGACTTCGGCCGGATCCGGATCGAGGCCGGCTCCAACGTCCAGGACAGCTGCGTCGTGCACGTCTACCCCGGCGCCGACTGCGTCCTCGGTGAGGGCAGCCACGTCGGCCACGGCGCGATCCTGCACGGCTGCGTGCTCGAGCCGCGGGTGCTGGTCGGGATGAACTCCGTCGTCATGGACGGCGTCCGCATCGGCGAGAACTCGCTCATCGGCGCCGGCAGTGTGGTCAGCGCGGGCTTCGTCGCGCCGTCACGCTCGCTGGTGATCGGCAGTCCGGCGAAGGTCCTCCGCGAGCTCGACGAGGCCCAGCTGGCCTGGAAGTCGAACGGCCCCGACGTCTATCGCCAGCTGGCCCAGCGCTCGCTCGCCACGATGCACGAGGTGGCGCCGGTGGCTGTCGAGGAGGCTGACCGGCGGCGGGTCAGCACCGACGCCTCGGTGAGCCGGCCGCTGCACGAGCTGCGGGCGGAGCGCGAGTCGCGGTGA
- a CDS encoding MaoC/PaaZ C-terminal domain-containing protein, with protein MTTQPDLDVTDTADWAGRSLGEREVSWDERDAILFALAVGARADQLDLVFERDLKVLPTFALTLAQWAPDVLGSAGAFDVGTALHGSQRLEVLAPMPASGTTLMSARVGNVWDKGAAAVFEVVVECEYVRATWSIFAPGRGGFGGERGPGRTTGPEGEPTTSIEVDVAANAAALYRLSGDRHHIHIDPLAAERIGQPRPILHGLATMSTAVLAAAEARGASPADLTLLEGRFSSAVFPGERLVVPVWADGSFRVDTERGTAIDGARALFA; from the coding sequence ATGACGACGCAACCCGATCTCGATGTGACCGACACCGCTGACTGGGCCGGCCGGTCACTCGGCGAGCGAGAGGTCAGCTGGGACGAGCGCGACGCGATCCTGTTCGCGCTCGCGGTGGGCGCCCGCGCCGACCAGCTCGACCTGGTCTTCGAGCGTGACCTGAAGGTGCTGCCGACCTTCGCGCTGACCCTGGCGCAGTGGGCCCCCGACGTGCTCGGGTCGGCCGGTGCCTTCGATGTCGGTACGGCCCTGCACGGCTCCCAGCGGCTCGAGGTCCTCGCCCCGATGCCGGCGAGCGGCACCACGCTGATGAGCGCGCGGGTCGGCAACGTGTGGGACAAGGGTGCGGCGGCGGTCTTCGAGGTCGTCGTCGAGTGCGAGTACGTCCGCGCGACCTGGTCGATCTTCGCGCCGGGCCGGGGCGGCTTCGGTGGCGAGCGCGGCCCGGGCCGGACCACCGGCCCCGAGGGTGAGCCGACGACGAGCATCGAGGTCGATGTGGCGGCGAACGCCGCGGCGCTCTACCGGCTCAGCGGCGACCGTCATCACATCCACATCGACCCGCTCGCCGCGGAGCGGATCGGCCAGCCGCGGCCGATCCTGCACGGGCTCGCGACCATGTCGACCGCCGTCCTCGCCGCGGCGGAGGCCCGGGGTGCGTCCCCGGCCGACCTGACCCTGCTCGAGGGAAGGTTCAGCAGCGCCGTCTTCCCGGGCGAGCGCTTGGTCGTGCCGGTGTGGGCGGACGGCTCGTTCCGCGTCGACACCGAGCGCGGTACGGCGATCGACGGCGCCCGCGCCCTGTTCGCGTGA
- a CDS encoding Lrp/AsnC ligand binding domain-containing protein: protein MLTLDQIDLALLTALTEHPRAGDLELSRLTSVARATVQSRLRRLSEAGVILDWDPTLDVAAAGFEVQAYVTLEIAQGALDEVARDLEQIPQVLEAYVTTGSFDVLCRVATRSHPELQATLVRIDQASAVVRSTSVMVLSVLVPPRVLPLLASAEPVPSRRAPAYRER from the coding sequence GTGCTGACCCTGGACCAGATCGACCTCGCCCTCCTCACCGCCCTCACCGAGCACCCGCGCGCCGGGGACCTCGAGCTCTCCCGGCTGACGTCGGTCGCCCGCGCCACGGTCCAGAGCCGGCTGCGCCGGCTGAGCGAGGCCGGCGTGATCCTCGACTGGGACCCGACCCTCGACGTCGCCGCGGCCGGGTTCGAGGTGCAGGCCTACGTCACCCTCGAGATCGCGCAGGGCGCGCTGGACGAGGTGGCCCGCGACCTCGAGCAGATACCGCAGGTGCTCGAGGCCTACGTCACCACCGGATCCTTCGACGTGCTCTGCCGGGTCGCGACCCGGTCCCACCCCGAGCTGCAGGCCACGCTGGTGCGGATCGACCAGGCCTCCGCGGTCGTCCGCTCCACCAGCGTGATGGTGCTGTCCGTGCTCGTGCCGCCTCGCGTGCTCCCGCTGCTCGCGAGCGCCGAGCCGGTGCCGAGCCGGCGCGCGCCGGCGTACCGCGAGCGCTGA
- a CDS encoding aminotransferase class V-fold PLP-dependent enzyme, producing the protein MQATHIWGDERRVTEAAVKIASARISSPSDPKTTARPISALRADAGTTITPAGIGVDQAFSVFQDVIAPATRAQDDPLNLAYIAAAPTRAALAFDAVVSSFNIFGGTWEAGAGAIFAENEALAWLVSLLGWPEDAGGCFVSGGTSGNLSALVTARHTALARRGSRPEGGWKIACTSGAHSSILADARVMDVEVVEVPEGDRGQLTGAALRAAIAEEPGVFAVVASAGTTNAGIIDDLDDVADVCEELGIWLHVDGAYGGAGLAAPSARARFTGIERADSFIVDPHKWLFAPYDCCALLYRDPDLARAAHSQHASYLDRIDREAWNPTDLAVHLSRRVRGLPFWFSLAVHGTDRYTAAVEQTLATTRAVADAIEQSATLRLLMEPDLSVLLFDRPGWSRDDYYAWSDELSRAGRILCVPTSWRGRTVLRLAFVNPATDPAAVIEILTTTTA; encoded by the coding sequence ATGCAGGCCACCCACATCTGGGGCGACGAGCGTCGCGTCACCGAAGCCGCCGTGAAGATCGCGTCCGCCCGGATCTCCAGTCCCTCCGACCCGAAGACCACCGCGCGCCCGATCTCCGCGCTGCGCGCCGACGCCGGTACGACGATCACGCCCGCAGGCATTGGGGTCGACCAGGCCTTCTCCGTCTTCCAGGACGTCATCGCCCCCGCCACCCGCGCCCAGGACGACCCGCTCAACCTGGCCTACATCGCGGCCGCACCGACCCGGGCCGCGCTCGCCTTCGACGCCGTCGTGTCGAGCTTCAACATCTTCGGCGGCACCTGGGAGGCCGGCGCCGGCGCGATCTTCGCCGAGAACGAGGCGCTGGCCTGGCTGGTGTCGCTGCTCGGCTGGCCCGAGGACGCCGGCGGCTGCTTCGTCTCCGGCGGCACCTCCGGCAACCTGTCGGCGCTGGTCACCGCGCGGCACACCGCGCTCGCCCGCCGCGGCTCGCGGCCCGAGGGCGGCTGGAAGATCGCCTGCACCTCCGGTGCCCACTCCTCGATCCTCGCCGACGCGCGGGTGATGGACGTCGAGGTCGTCGAGGTGCCCGAGGGCGACCGCGGCCAGCTCACCGGCGCCGCGCTGCGCGCCGCCATCGCCGAGGAGCCCGGCGTCTTCGCCGTCGTCGCCTCCGCCGGCACCACCAACGCCGGGATCATCGACGACCTCGACGACGTCGCGGACGTCTGCGAGGAGCTCGGGATCTGGCTCCACGTCGACGGCGCGTACGGCGGCGCGGGGCTCGCCGCCCCCTCCGCCCGGGCCCGGTTCACCGGCATCGAGCGAGCCGACAGCTTCATCGTCGACCCGCACAAGTGGCTGTTCGCGCCGTACGACTGCTGCGCCCTGCTCTACCGCGACCCCGACCTGGCCCGCGCCGCGCACAGCCAGCACGCGTCGTACCTCGACCGGATCGACCGCGAGGCCTGGAACCCGACCGACCTCGCCGTGCACCTGTCACGGCGCGTGCGCGGGCTGCCGTTCTGGTTCAGCCTGGCCGTGCACGGCACCGACCGCTACACCGCGGCCGTCGAGCAGACCCTCGCCACCACGCGGGCCGTGGCCGACGCGATCGAGCAGAGCGCGACGCTGCGGCTGCTGATGGAGCCGGACCTGTCGGTGCTGCTGTTCGACCGCCCGGGCTGGAGCCGCGACGACTACTACGCGTGGTCCGACGAGCTCTCCCGCGCCGGCCGGATCCTCTGCGTCCCGACGTCCTGGCGCGGCCGGACCGTGCTGCGGCTGGCGTTCGTGAACCCGGCGACCGACCCGGCGGCGGTCATCGAGATCCTCACGACGACGACGGCCTGA
- a CDS encoding LLM class flavin-dependent oxidoreductase has translation MHLAVFAQAMGAAQGVWRSPRTVAGTELSPGHWAHLAQTAEAGCFDAFFVADALTLSPGIAGDATLRPDPVALLSALSVATSRIGLIGTSSTTYNDPFTVARQFATLDHLSEGRAGWNVVTTAIAAAAENYGTETLPDHEDRYERGEEFVDVVLGLWDCWEPDAVVADRSSGVFADLDRIRSLDHRGRHFRVRGPLTVPRSPQGRLPLAQAGSSGPGMRLGARVADLVFTTQVAPEASLAFADEMRTLAVAAGRHAGDLKVLPGVTPIVGRTRAEARDLAADLGSYVSEPSTLQFMAASFGGLDLSSYELDDPFPDLRGQLPAHAGVSRPELFIRTALEERLTLRQLLQRIGLSIGHRSLVGTPDDIADDLQRWFESGAADGFVVIPADMPAGLTDFVEEVVPRLQARGLFRKRYAGATLRDHLADRPTA, from the coding sequence ATGCACCTCGCGGTCTTCGCCCAGGCGATGGGCGCCGCGCAAGGAGTCTGGCGCTCGCCGCGGACCGTCGCCGGCACGGAGCTGAGCCCGGGGCACTGGGCCCACCTCGCCCAGACCGCGGAGGCGGGCTGCTTCGACGCGTTCTTCGTCGCGGACGCGCTCACCCTCTCGCCCGGCATCGCCGGCGACGCGACCTTGCGGCCGGACCCGGTCGCACTGCTGTCGGCGCTCAGTGTCGCGACCAGCCGGATCGGGCTGATCGGGACCAGCTCGACGACCTACAACGATCCGTTCACCGTGGCTCGGCAGTTCGCAACACTCGACCACCTCAGCGAGGGGCGCGCGGGGTGGAACGTCGTCACGACGGCCATCGCCGCGGCAGCCGAGAACTACGGCACGGAGACGTTGCCCGACCACGAGGACCGGTACGAGCGGGGCGAGGAGTTCGTCGACGTCGTCCTCGGGCTGTGGGACTGCTGGGAGCCCGACGCCGTCGTCGCGGACCGGTCCTCGGGCGTGTTCGCCGACCTCGACCGAATCCGGTCCCTCGACCACCGGGGCCGGCACTTCCGGGTGCGCGGGCCGCTGACGGTTCCGCGTTCGCCGCAGGGCAGGCTGCCGCTCGCGCAGGCCGGTTCGTCGGGACCCGGGATGCGGCTCGGTGCGCGGGTCGCCGACCTCGTCTTCACGACCCAGGTCGCCCCGGAGGCCTCGCTCGCCTTCGCGGACGAGATGCGCACCCTCGCCGTCGCGGCCGGACGTCACGCCGGCGACCTCAAGGTGCTGCCCGGCGTCACGCCGATCGTCGGCCGCACTCGCGCCGAGGCCAGGGACCTGGCTGCCGACCTCGGCTCCTACGTGAGCGAACCCTCGACCCTGCAGTTCATGGCTGCGTCGTTCGGCGGCCTCGACCTGTCGTCGTACGAGCTGGACGATCCCTTCCCCGACCTGCGCGGCCAGCTCCCGGCCCACGCCGGCGTGTCACGTCCGGAGCTGTTCATCCGGACCGCGCTCGAGGAGCGGTTGACCCTGCGGCAGCTGTTGCAGCGGATCGGGCTGAGCATCGGTCACCGCAGCCTGGTCGGCACGCCCGACGACATCGCTGACGACCTGCAGCGGTGGTTCGAGTCGGGCGCCGCCGACGGGTTCGTCGTGATCCCGGCCGACATGCCGGCGGGCCTGACCGACTTCGTCGAGGAAGTGGTCCCGCGGCTGCAAGCACGCGGCCTGTTCCGCAAGCGCTACGCCGGTGCCACGCTGCGCGACCACCTGGCCGACCGACCGACTGCCTGA
- a CDS encoding SDR family oxidoreductase produces MSDTAPHPLVDLTDKVVVVTGASRGLGAAHARTLAEAGATVVVTDLAAEGVAEVAAELGEGHASAALDVTSPQAWAELAAFVLERYGRVDGLVNNAGRCEYAHFLETSPEMFEGHFQVNVMGAVHGMQAFAPHMRPGSAIVNIASVAGLAAWPGSSAYGASKFALRGVSRAAAIDLGGERGIRVNCVLPGAADTAMLSEASRQGGGVVANLPVPRAAQPHEVSAMVTFLLSDAASYCTGQDFVVDGGMKA; encoded by the coding sequence ATGTCGGACACCGCACCCCACCCGCTCGTCGACCTGACCGACAAGGTCGTCGTCGTGACCGGTGCCAGTCGCGGCCTCGGCGCCGCCCACGCGCGCACCCTCGCGGAGGCCGGCGCCACCGTCGTCGTGACCGACCTCGCCGCGGAGGGCGTCGCCGAGGTGGCGGCCGAGCTGGGGGAGGGGCACGCTTCGGCCGCCCTCGATGTGACCTCGCCGCAGGCGTGGGCCGAGCTCGCCGCGTTCGTCCTCGAGAGGTACGGCCGCGTCGACGGCCTGGTCAACAACGCCGGCCGGTGCGAGTACGCGCACTTCCTCGAGACGTCGCCGGAGATGTTCGAGGGGCACTTCCAGGTCAACGTGATGGGCGCCGTCCACGGCATGCAGGCGTTCGCGCCGCACATGCGCCCGGGTAGCGCGATCGTCAACATCGCCTCGGTGGCCGGCCTGGCGGCCTGGCCGGGGAGCAGTGCGTACGGCGCCTCGAAGTTCGCGCTGCGCGGCGTGAGCCGGGCTGCTGCGATCGACCTCGGCGGCGAGCGCGGGATCCGCGTCAACTGCGTACTGCCCGGCGCCGCTGACACCGCGATGCTCTCGGAGGCCTCGCGCCAGGGCGGCGGTGTGGTTGCGAACCTGCCGGTCCCGCGGGCAGCGCAGCCCCACGAGGTCAGCGCGATGGTGACCTTCCTGCTCAGCGACGCGGCGAGCTACTGCACCGGCCAGGACTTCGTGGTCGACGGCGGGATGAAGGCCTGA
- a CDS encoding MFS transporter, which yields MTATAAAATTPAAPAQGRVVAVLAAAGLVGILSQALLIPLLGDLPARLDVSGEAASWAMTICLVAAAVATPVSGRLADIVGRKRVLVCCLAATTVGSVLCASGGHYPLLLAGRALQGASSAVIPLGISALAEIAVGVGLQRGAALISATMGIGTAGGVAFSGLIAAVADWTVVFWVAAGLGLLATAAVILVVPSPAADRASGRAGFDGVGCVLLSVGLTAALLAVTNGGRWGWAGAPTLGCAVGGLLVLVGWWRWERRTTDPLVDLDSAIEPRMALVQSASVLAGVAMFTHVLVLPILLRHPVDGRAVSVLVAGLCLVPAGMAMMLAAPLGSWLVERRGGRWALTAGLVCSSVGYAASAGSARWPAVVVLASVVIGVGIGLSFATLPFLVVRLTAPEAVGAANGLNTLMRMIGASVSSAVVGALLAAHAGSAVGYALGYGWGAVAAAIGALLAVRLPKDL from the coding sequence GTGACCGCGACGGCCGCCGCTGCGACGACACCGGCCGCCCCGGCCCAGGGCCGGGTTGTGGCGGTGCTCGCGGCCGCCGGCCTGGTCGGGATCCTCTCGCAGGCGCTGCTCATCCCGCTGCTCGGCGACCTGCCCGCACGACTCGACGTCAGCGGCGAGGCGGCGTCGTGGGCGATGACGATCTGCCTGGTCGCGGCCGCCGTGGCCACGCCGGTGAGCGGTCGGCTCGCCGACATCGTCGGCCGCAAGCGGGTCCTCGTGTGCTGCCTGGCCGCGACGACCGTCGGCAGCGTGCTGTGCGCCAGCGGCGGGCACTACCCGCTGCTGCTCGCGGGCCGCGCGCTGCAGGGCGCCTCCAGCGCGGTCATCCCGCTCGGCATCAGCGCGCTCGCTGAGATCGCCGTCGGCGTCGGCCTGCAGCGCGGGGCCGCGCTGATCAGCGCCACCATGGGCATCGGTACGGCGGGCGGCGTCGCCTTCTCCGGGCTGATCGCCGCGGTCGCCGACTGGACCGTGGTGTTCTGGGTCGCCGCCGGGCTCGGCCTCCTCGCCACCGCCGCCGTGATCCTCGTCGTCCCGTCTCCCGCGGCCGACCGAGCAAGCGGCCGGGCGGGCTTCGACGGCGTCGGCTGCGTGCTGCTCTCCGTCGGCCTGACCGCCGCGCTGCTCGCCGTCACCAACGGCGGCCGCTGGGGCTGGGCCGGCGCACCGACGCTCGGGTGTGCCGTCGGCGGCCTGCTCGTGCTGGTCGGCTGGTGGCGCTGGGAGCGCCGTACGACGGACCCGCTCGTCGACCTCGACTCGGCCATCGAACCGAGGATGGCGCTGGTCCAGTCCGCCTCGGTGCTCGCCGGCGTCGCGATGTTCACCCACGTCCTGGTGCTGCCGATCCTGCTGCGGCACCCGGTGGACGGCAGGGCCGTCAGCGTCCTCGTCGCAGGACTGTGCCTGGTCCCGGCCGGCATGGCGATGATGCTCGCGGCCCCGCTCGGCTCCTGGCTGGTCGAGCGTCGCGGCGGCCGGTGGGCGCTCACGGCCGGCCTGGTCTGCAGCAGCGTCGGGTACGCCGCCTCGGCCGGCTCCGCCCGCTGGCCCGCCGTCGTGGTCCTTGCCTCGGTCGTCATCGGTGTGGGGATCGGCCTGTCCTTCGCGACCCTGCCGTTCCTCGTGGTCCGGCTCACCGCGCCCGAGGCGGTCGGCGCGGCCAACGGGCTCAACACCTTGATGCGGATGATCGGCGCTTCGGTGTCGAGCGCCGTCGTCGGCGCACTGCTGGCGGCACACGCCGGGTCCGCGGTCGGGTACGCCCTCGGCTACGGCTGGGGTGCGGTCGCAGCAGCGATCGGAGCGCTGCTCGCCGTACGGCTGCCGAAGGACCTCTAG